A single region of the Solwaraspora sp. WMMD406 genome encodes:
- the moaC gene encoding cyclic pyranopterin monophosphate synthase MoaC has product MTEAQNLTHVDESGAARMVDVSAKAANPRRAVAAGRIRTTAEVVELLRGDRLPKGDALAVARIAGIMGAKRTPDLIPLCHPIALHGVTVDLVLAADGVDITATAKTADRTGVEMEALTAVATAGLTLIDMVKAVDPAASLDQVRVLSKEGGKTGDWHRPADRS; this is encoded by the coding sequence CGAATGGTAGACGTTTCCGCCAAAGCGGCCAATCCGCGTCGGGCCGTCGCGGCCGGGCGGATCCGCACCACGGCCGAGGTGGTCGAGCTGCTGCGCGGTGACCGCCTGCCCAAGGGCGACGCGCTGGCGGTCGCCCGGATCGCCGGGATCATGGGTGCCAAGCGCACCCCGGACCTGATCCCGTTGTGCCATCCGATCGCCCTGCACGGCGTGACCGTGGACCTGGTCCTCGCCGCCGACGGCGTCGACATCACCGCCACCGCGAAGACCGCCGACCGCACCGGGGTGGAGATGGAGGCGCTCACCGCGGTCGCCACCGCCGGGCTGACCCTCATCGACATGGTCAAGGCCGTCGACCCGGCGGCCAGCCTCGACCAGGTACGGGTGCTGAGCAAGGAAGGCGGCAAGACCGGGGACTGGCACCGTCCGGCGGACCGGTCGTGA
- a CDS encoding MogA/MoaB family molybdenum cofactor biosynthesis protein, with protein sequence MTAYARVVVASNRAAAGIYSDTSGPLLVAGLRDLGCRVDEPVIVPDGEPVTAALRQAVADRVQLVVTSGGTGISPTDRTPEATRAVLDYEIQGIAEAIRAAGRSATPMAALSRATAGVAGRTLIVNLPGSTGGARDGLAVLTPILRHALDQLSGGDHPREPTDTLDQ encoded by the coding sequence GTGACCGCGTACGCCCGGGTCGTGGTCGCCTCCAACCGGGCGGCCGCCGGGATCTACTCCGACACCAGCGGCCCGCTGCTCGTCGCCGGCCTGCGGGACCTCGGATGCCGGGTCGACGAACCGGTGATCGTGCCGGACGGTGAACCGGTGACGGCCGCTCTGCGGCAGGCGGTCGCCGACCGTGTCCAGCTGGTCGTCACCAGCGGCGGCACCGGCATCAGCCCGACCGACCGGACCCCGGAAGCGACCAGGGCGGTGCTCGACTACGAGATCCAGGGAATCGCCGAGGCGATCCGGGCCGCCGGCCGGTCGGCGACACCGATGGCGGCGTTGTCGCGGGCGACCGCCGGAGTGGCGGGCCGCACCCTGATCGTCAACCTGCCCGGCTCCACCGGCGGGGCCCGCGACGGTCTGGCCGTCCTGACGCCGATCCTGCGCCATGCCCTCGACCAGCTGAGCGGTGGCGACCACCCTCGCGAACCGACCGATACGCTCGACCAGTGA
- a CDS encoding molybdopterin molybdotransferase MoeA has protein sequence MNVPPPPDDAPVNWAAARERVYAAGRAAMVPDVELPLSEIDGCTLAEQLTTLTDLPAFPTASVDGWAVRGDSPWRVVGRVLAGATPAPLTADGSAVQIATGAMVPTGTTSVLRVEESSRDVHGNVLGTPRTTPEWRAAGEEAAAGEHLLPAGTPIDPGLIGLAASCGHDRLRVRRPVRAAVLVFGDELLTTGRPGAGRVRDALGPAVPAWLRRYGCQPAPTAVVGPVADTLAAHVDGLRAALDEADLICTTGGTMHGPVDHLHPALRELGAEYVVNTVAVRPGFPMLVARVTGPDGRDRFVAGLPGNPQSAIVALVSLVAPLLAGLHGQPDPVLPHHPLGAPIPGRGDFTHLALVRLDPVTRTAYPLRHVGSAMLRGLAAADGFAVIAPGGTGQAGDLVPVVPLPLRSGERP, from the coding sequence GTGAACGTCCCCCCACCACCCGACGACGCGCCGGTCAACTGGGCCGCCGCCCGGGAACGGGTCTACGCGGCCGGCCGGGCCGCCATGGTGCCCGACGTCGAGCTGCCGCTGTCGGAGATCGACGGCTGCACCCTCGCGGAGCAGCTGACCACCCTGACTGACCTACCGGCGTTTCCCACCGCGAGCGTCGACGGCTGGGCGGTACGCGGCGACTCACCGTGGCGGGTGGTCGGGCGGGTGCTGGCCGGCGCCACCCCTGCCCCGCTGACCGCCGACGGCAGCGCGGTGCAGATCGCCACCGGGGCGATGGTGCCGACCGGGACCACCAGCGTGCTGCGGGTCGAGGAGTCGAGCCGCGACGTCCATGGCAACGTGCTCGGCACCCCGCGAACGACGCCGGAGTGGCGCGCCGCCGGTGAGGAGGCCGCGGCCGGGGAACACCTGCTGCCCGCCGGCACGCCGATCGATCCCGGCCTGATCGGACTGGCCGCTTCCTGCGGCCACGACCGGCTCCGGGTACGCCGGCCGGTGCGGGCGGCGGTCCTGGTGTTCGGTGACGAACTGCTGACCACCGGTCGGCCCGGTGCCGGCCGGGTCCGCGACGCGCTCGGCCCGGCGGTCCCGGCCTGGCTCCGCCGGTACGGCTGCCAGCCGGCACCCACGGCGGTGGTCGGCCCGGTCGCGGACACCCTGGCAGCGCACGTCGACGGTCTCCGGGCCGCCCTCGACGAGGCGGATCTGATCTGCACCACCGGCGGGACGATGCACGGGCCCGTCGACCATCTGCATCCGGCACTGCGCGAACTCGGCGCCGAATACGTGGTGAACACCGTCGCGGTCCGCCCCGGGTTCCCGATGCTGGTCGCCCGGGTCACCGGTCCCGACGGGCGGGACCGCTTCGTCGCCGGACTGCCCGGCAATCCGCAGTCCGCCATCGTGGCCCTGGTGTCGCTGGTCGCACCGCTGCTCGCCGGCCTGCACGGGCAACCGGATCCGGTGCTGCCCCACCATCCGTTGGGCGCGCCGATCCCGGGCCGGGGCGACTTCACCCATCTGGCCCTGGTCCGGCTGGACCCGGTGACCCGTACGGCGTACCCGCTGCGGCACGTGGGTTCGGCGATGCTGCGCGGGCTGGCCGCCGCCGACGGGTTCGCGGTGATCGCGCCGGGTGGCACCGGCCAGGCCGGTGACCTGGTGCCCGTCGTACCGTTGCCGTTGCGTTCCGGGGAGCGACCATGA
- a CDS encoding molybdenum cofactor biosynthesis protein MoaE, translating to MTRTDSRLALVTVTTTPLDPAAHEAAVADRRAGAVVSFQGVVRDHDHGRTVTRLEYEGHPSATDVLRAVAAEVATDPAVYAVAVSHRVGELAIGDVALVAAVSTAHRAAAFAACARLVDEAKARLPIWKRQFFADGTEEWVNCP from the coding sequence ATGACGCGTACCGACAGCCGGTTGGCCCTGGTCACGGTGACCACGACGCCGCTCGACCCGGCCGCCCACGAGGCCGCCGTGGCCGATCGCCGGGCCGGGGCGGTGGTGTCCTTCCAGGGCGTGGTGCGTGACCACGACCACGGCCGGACGGTCACCAGGCTGGAGTACGAAGGTCACCCCAGCGCCACGGACGTGCTCCGGGCGGTCGCCGCCGAGGTGGCCACCGACCCGGCGGTGTACGCCGTCGCGGTGTCGCACCGGGTGGGTGAACTGGCGATCGGGGACGTGGCGCTGGTCGCCGCGGTGAGTACGGCGCACCGGGCGGCGGCCTTCGCCGCCTGTGCCCGGCTGGTCGACGAGGCGAAGGCGCGACTGCCGATCTGGAAGCGGCAGTTCTTCGCCGATGGCACCGAGGAGTGGGTCAACTGCCCGTGA
- a CDS encoding glycosyltransferase 87 family protein: MVTDVGRQVRRLTPLRKRHLAPLRRAVRDLDRRTLIRLGIVAIACYAAWSAIGAFGRPYNFFDMRIYHGAVVWWASGAELYEFVAPDTTLGFTYPPFGGITMLPMALLPMVAAGWVNVVLSVAALTVVLAVLLGPIADRCGWPRWFVVALAVPLAVAIEPARETLGYGQVNLLLFGLIIADLVALRWRAAPVPHRLSTGGPLRRLFFSGIWAGAGIGLATSIKLTPALFIVYFLVTKQWRAAMTAIGTAAAVTTGTILVAAHESTVYFTSIIWDTGRVGVADMTPNQSLAGVLARLYDSMQAPGLLWLSFASLVLALGLSRAAHSHADGDELTAFTLIGLTANVISPISWSHHLVFVIPAIIVLADAALRRRSASRGLISRSTYPPTGAGISGVAGLRTPIWFPALTGLRHAGAALGLYLVFLISPIWPYEHKLPQVSHYHDGLFGVVMENSLGLALIALVAALPWRPGAEPAFYTDPRPQLRHRHRHRPASAANVTGS, translated from the coding sequence ATGGTGACGGACGTCGGAAGACAGGTCCGTCGCCTGACCCCACTGCGGAAACGTCACCTGGCTCCGCTTCGTCGCGCCGTACGCGATCTCGACCGCCGTACCCTGATCAGACTCGGCATCGTGGCGATCGCCTGCTACGCCGCCTGGTCGGCGATCGGCGCCTTCGGACGGCCGTACAACTTCTTCGACATGCGGATCTACCACGGTGCCGTGGTGTGGTGGGCCAGCGGAGCGGAGTTGTACGAGTTCGTCGCTCCGGACACCACGCTGGGCTTCACCTATCCGCCGTTCGGTGGGATCACCATGCTGCCGATGGCGCTGCTGCCGATGGTCGCCGCCGGCTGGGTCAACGTCGTCCTGAGCGTCGCGGCCCTCACCGTGGTGTTGGCGGTGCTACTCGGCCCGATCGCCGATCGTTGCGGGTGGCCCCGCTGGTTCGTGGTGGCGCTCGCGGTGCCGCTGGCGGTCGCGATCGAACCCGCCCGGGAGACCCTCGGCTACGGACAGGTCAATCTGCTGCTCTTCGGCCTGATCATCGCCGACCTGGTGGCGTTGCGGTGGCGGGCGGCGCCGGTGCCGCACCGACTGTCCACCGGCGGACCGCTACGCCGGCTGTTCTTCAGCGGCATCTGGGCCGGTGCCGGGATCGGTCTGGCCACCTCGATCAAGCTGACCCCGGCGCTGTTCATCGTGTACTTCCTGGTCACCAAGCAGTGGCGGGCCGCGATGACGGCGATCGGCACCGCGGCGGCGGTCACCACCGGCACGATTCTCGTCGCCGCTCACGAGTCGACGGTCTACTTCACCTCGATCATCTGGGACACCGGCCGGGTCGGGGTGGCGGACATGACCCCCAACCAGTCGCTCGCGGGTGTCCTGGCCAGGCTCTACGACTCGATGCAGGCCCCCGGGCTGCTCTGGCTGTCGTTCGCCTCGCTGGTACTCGCGCTCGGGCTGTCCCGGGCCGCCCACTCGCACGCCGACGGTGACGAACTCACCGCGTTCACCTTGATCGGACTGACCGCCAACGTGATCAGCCCGATCAGCTGGTCGCATCACCTGGTCTTCGTGATTCCGGCGATCATCGTGCTGGCCGACGCCGCGCTGCGTCGCCGCAGCGCCAGCCGGGGTCTCATCTCCCGCAGCACCTATCCGCCGACCGGTGCCGGGATCAGCGGCGTGGCGGGACTGCGTACGCCCATCTGGTTTCCGGCACTGACCGGTCTTCGGCACGCGGGTGCCGCGCTCGGCCTCTACCTGGTCTTCCTGATCTCGCCGATCTGGCCGTACGAGCACAAGCTGCCGCAGGTGTCGCACTACCACGACGGGCTGTTCGGCGTCGTGATGGAGAACTCGCTCGGGCTGGCACTGATCGCACTGGTCGCGGCGCTGCCCTGGCGTCCCGGTGCCGAGCCGGCGTTCTACACCGATCCTCGGCCGCAGCTGCGCCACCGCCACCGCCACCGCCCGGCCAGCGCCGCGAACGTCACGGGCAGTTGA